Proteins from one Pristiophorus japonicus isolate sPriJap1 unplaced genomic scaffold, sPriJap1.hap1 HAP1_SCAFFOLD_356, whole genome shotgun sequence genomic window:
- the LOC139250239 gene encoding troponin C, slow skeletal and cardiac muscles-like produces the protein MDDIYKAAVEQLTDEQKNEFRAAFDIFVQDAADGCISTKELGKVLRMLGQNPTPEELQEMIDEVDEDGSGTVDFDEFLVMMVMCTKDESKGKSEEELAELFRMFDKNTDGYIDLDELKGMLEATGECITEDDIEELMRDGDKNNDGKIDYDEFLEFMKGVE, from the exons ATGGACGATATTTACAAAGCGGCT GTTGAACAGCTCACCGATGAACAGAAAAACG AATTCCGGGCAGCGTTCGATATCTTTGTTCAGGATGCTGCGGACGGCTGTATCAGTACCAAGGAGCTGGGGAAGGTTCTCCGGATGCTGGGCCAGAACCCAACCCCCGAGGAGCTGCAGGAGATGATTGACGAGGTGGATGAAGATG GCAGCGGGACGGTGGACTTTGACGAGTTCCTGGTGATGATGGTGATGTGCACAAAGGACGAGAGCAAAGGGAAATCGGAGGAGGAGTTAGCCGAGCTTTTCCGGATGTTCGACAA GAACACAGACGGTTACATCGACCTGGACGAGCTGAAGGGGATGCTCGAGGCGACGGGGGAATGTATCACCGAGGACGATATCGAGGAGCTGATGAGAGACGGCGACAAGAACAACGACGGCAAGATCGACTACgacg AGTTCCTCGAGTTCATGAAGGGTGTGGAATAG